A region of the Brienomyrus brachyistius isolate T26 chromosome 10, BBRACH_0.4, whole genome shotgun sequence genome:
TAAAGGCAGAATATagccaaatacttattttttaCAAAGTTATAAACTGGGACCCAGTCTTCATTCCATAATATTTTGGCACTGTTTATGCAATAAATTAAACACAAAAGCTATTGACTGAAAACCAGTCATTATCAAAGTATAGTGTGCAATGTCTGACCACAGCACACCAAGGCACAATAGAAAGCACGATGACCGTAACATAGATGCATGCCGATCAAGACAACTAAAGCGCCTTGGGACATCTGAAGACGAAAAATTTGGTTACCTATTAAATAGGCAAAGTATCATCCTATTTTTTAGAAGCATGATCGCTTGTGGCAATTTATCTCTCCCAAGAGCAAAACAGAAGCGTTAAATGTATGGTAGTGATATTAATTAAAGCACCACTAATCTACTGTCTTCTGATTAGATCGGTACTTTCAGTTTCTTCCCCTGATTTTATCCTGCGTCAGTGAGCAGCCTTTGCTGATGGTGAATTAGAGTTTTATTACAAAATCTAATTGTCTTATTCAGTGTAAGGAAGGTAGCTAAGTGGGTGGGTAGATCCAGGGCTGGACTGGTCATCTGCCAAACCTGGCATTTTCCAGGTGAGTCGATGGGGCTGTAGGCTGGGAAAGTGTATAGTGGggaccatccccgcaccccataTGGGCCTGCATGGGTAAAAACCCAGGGCTGATGGttaatcccagtccagcccaGCAGGGAGCTGTAAGTGACGTGAAGTTCAGCGTAGTAACAGATGAACGAGATACTTCTTTTGAACGGTACATTGTACGGGACATCAAGTGCGGACTGGCTATCGGGAAGTTTGGcaaattcattcattttatttcaaaagaaaaatgaggtcTGGTTCGCCGCTAATGAGGTCTGGTCTGCCCCTAATGAATGGTCTCCAGATGTCAATGAATGATTGCCAAATTGTGGATTATTGCTAAAGTATAATATCATTGTTTGTCTCCACATAATTTTACGACATATTAACATCTTTCGGTTTCCATTCATATCACTTAACATCATAGAAAGCACTGCCATTATTGTGACATACATAATGTTCTCTCATTGGTTCTAAAGTATTTAAATGAATTGTAGTTATGCTACTgtaggatgatgatgataactTTCTGATTATATTAGTGGATTCCTTTTTATTCCGATGTGGAGATCCTAGTGTCACTGCCAAGAATACTTACGCTCAGAGCACCTTTGTTGTGAGACTCAAAGGGAAAGCTGTTGAATTTAACCTTTAAAACGAGGGCAATTTCTGTTAGTCTTTCTGTAAGTTTCATTAAACAGTGAGATGCTGGCatgcaaacagacacacaagTCTGAGTGTAGTGTCCCAGGCTGAACCTAAACAGCCATCTCACGCCTTCTCTGTTTGTGTTCTGCCAGATTGCACACATAAATCATGCTGGCCTGGCTGAGAGCTGCCATCTTCCTTTTCAGTAAGTGTCGTGAATCCAGTGATGCTGCTTCTCAGATATGTAGCCAAGTATTATATATCCAGACAGCGCACAGCTTCTCCACAGATGGTGAAACAGttctgagtctctctgcattgtAAGGACTGCAAGGCACAttcttctatctatctatctatctatctatctatctatctatctatctatctatctatctatctatctatctatctatctatctatctatctatctatctatctatctatctatctatctatctatctatctatctatctatctatctatctatctatctatctatctatctatatgtgTGCATATCCTCCccttgatgtgtgtgtgtgcatgttctcacctgctgtgcgcgtgtgtgtgtatgttcaccccttgctgtgtgtgtgtgttccacctaaacaccgtgtgtgtgtgtgtgtgtatgtgtgtgtctgtgtgtgtgtgggtgtgcttCCTCTCTGTGTTCCCGGTTTTCCTCGTCCAGTCCACGGGCAGACAggtaggtgtatgtgtgtactGTACATAGATAGATGACATTCTATCTAGATTGACATTCCGCTGATATTCACATATACAGGTGTGCAGAGGGTCAAGAACTTCCAGTCACCTCTGGTCTGTGtgaacatttcatgcctcacttgTGACACCAAGCCTTCAAAAGTTTTTCGAGGCCAGCCGGATGACAGTAAGGGCAGCCGCTCCATTTCATGGGTCATCAGGAACAGATGGTCTTTGCTTAATATGGACCGGTATCTGTAGCTCTTGCACATTTCTCGTTCGTTGTCGTTATTTCTTGACTGTTGCCATATTCCATGCTGCTCTTCCTCAGGCTGTTCCCTGTGCTCAAACGTGACAGTGGAAGATGGTGCTGCTAAAATCTGTTTCCACGGTTGGTTATGCCTCTCTTGCCGTTTCTGTTCTCTTTCGTTAGTATCGTGCTGCATTGATTGCCTTAACTTATATTACCTGGATTATTCAAAGATAACTTGATGCAAAAGCTTGCACTTACTTTCCactatttttcttttcattttagaAATTCCAACAAGTTGCAAAAAAGGTatctttttaattaattaagcttATAGCATATTTAATTCTTGAGTTTTGAACTCCACGTTTGAAGACGCATAGGCCAAACTGCAGAAAAGATCTCACGTTGTTCTACTGTGTGCAAGCTGCCATCTTAACTCAGCCGGAGAAACATGGCACAATAATCTCGTTAATATATACgatatatttctttttaaagAAGATCTTTGTCAAAGATCCTAAGTCCCTCTAGATTCAACTTCTGGAACATTCATCACTGGTTGCAGAAGGTTAAAGAACACACAGACCAAGCTCATCCCTGTCCTACATTACCACAGATCTCTTGGTGTCCCAGAACATCAGTACCATGAGCTTGTCGGTCGGCCAGAGCACCAACCTAAGCTGTAACTATACGGAGACCCCAGAGCCCACGGCGTTTAGATGGTACAAAGATGACACTCTTCTGCCGAGCACAAATACCAGCCAGCTGTCACTGAACAGTGTCAACCAATCCGCTGGTGGGAATTACTGCTGCATATATGAGAACGTATGTGGAAATTATTCGTCAGAATGTGTACAAATCACCTTAGGTAAGATCTGCACTTTTTCTTTTCCTTGAATTTATTTGTGAAAGCCTTTATTTTGACTTATGTGGCCAGAAAGCAACCTTGTTCTAAATCTAGCTTTGGGTTTTTCTAAAATGATAGGAAGCAATGGTAACGAGATGTTGGTCCTCATCGTGTGCATTTTGGCAGCAGTGGTCTTCCTCTTCCTGTTCACCTGTGGAGCGAAATGGTTCCTAAAGAGAGATATCGGTGAGTTTCACCCCTTAATTCAACAGTCAAAGCTCAGTCACTCCAACCACTGAACAGAAATTCATTAACTTGTGTTTATCAGCAAGAGGCAGAGCCACACAATCCCACTTACCAAGGCTTTCTAAGCCTCATCTCTCCTACCACAAAATGAGCTGCTTCAGATCAGCCACACCTGACTGGGATCTTCGCACAAAAGcctgattttttcccccccccagccaaggCCAGACACATGCATAAAGAGCAGAGCCCAGTAACTGAAGTCTCCACCTTCTGGTGAGTGTCTAGCAATGCAATTCCACCCACATCCCCGCTCCATAAGAAGGTCTCAGGGTTTGAAAGACTTATGTCTTATGTGTTGCATGCTATTGGTCTGTTCAGGCAGAGCAGTAAGTCACATATTTTTGCAGCAGAATAGGGGGGTCATGAGGAAAGGGTTATTAGATATGCAACATGCAATTATTTCATGCAAATCCCTGTAATATATCAGGGTGATGACTGTAACACCAAGAGTGATTTTCTTTGGTCGATGTCATGACTATTCTGTTCATCTGCCTTGCAGATTCCAAGCATAAATGCTGCGCCAGACTGAGACACGAAGACTTAAATGAATATGAATGTGTTTTCTTTCCTCGTGTGCCATACTCTAGACATTTGatgtgtattatacatatatatatatatatatatatatatatatatatatatatatatagttatattGTAATTGTGCAACCTCATTGCATTTCTTCCCAAACATTGTTGAATAAACAACTGAGGATTTGAATGAAAGCTGTTGTTCCCAATGAGATAAGAGGGCGGTATCGGTGAGGGGAGAGGGCAGAGAGGAGGTGGTCAGATGGGCCCACAAGGGAGAGGAAGGCTCTCAGGAGAGAGAGGCTGGCTGAAGAGGAGGATCTGAGATGGGTTTAAGTGTCTCCTCGGTGCCAGGTATACTCAGGATAGGTTATAACAGCTATAGGAGTACACATACATAAGaatgtgtgtatgggggggggttatgtctatatcacattgtagggaccaaaaacctgttattttgacattgtatgGAGGGTTGCAAGGGATCTGAAGCCTGGTCATGGACATAAATTACAGGGGGATGGGGCAGTTGGGACCCAGTCTATAAATTAAAACTGGCTAATATAATCcaccaaataatcatattcccCCCTAAATGGGTGGaatcaacccccctccccaatgtTCAAAGCAAAGTTTCACCCTTAATTGCAGctaaaggcagggaacaacctaagaTGGGGCACTAGCCCattacaggacacactcacacaccattcacacctacaggaaatttggtaactccaattaacatcagcatgtttttgaacaatGGAGGGATACTAGGgtgcccagaggaaaccccacaacaacatgggaaGAGCATAGAAACTACACACTCAGAGAGACTCAAACTCTGGTCTCAGagatgtgaggcgacagtgctaatcactgcaccagcatgtgattacagtcaagagaagtaaaaatgccaaaactcttgtattttgtttggttactcttggttaatgttagggctgggtgggggttcagGGTGTCATCGTTGGGATTATTGTTACGtccttagaaatgaatgaagagttcccacaaagatactgagtgtgtgtctgcgttATTTCCTGCGGAGTGTCCATATCTTCCTGACCACTGTGGCCCTTCATCAGACAACTGGGCACTGAAAATGTATGGATACAAGGAATAGGACAGCATACCCCAAAGAAATATCCATCCGATATGCAGAGTAAACTATTCTTGGGATCGTAACAGATGTTacgatgaggggggggggggggcacatgccaCCTGACTCGTATGAGTGGCAGGTGGCTTGGGGACAATGCAGGTAAAGCGGCTAATACAGGAAAAGGGACAGGGAGTCTGTCAATGCAGTTTAACCAGGCTTTCATAATcccacaagccccgcccccctccctaaAGGCTCCACCCCTCTCTGTGGATGCCTATGCTTTTGTGGGTTGCTGGTTCCCCACACAGCATTCTCACCTGCGGGGCTCGTTAGCGAATGTGGGTGTTTATCATCACCGATAGAAAAACAGGGAGACGGGGAAGTTTAAAAGCTCGTAGACTTATACTCTCTCAGTCAACCCCCTCAGATGATGATGGCAGGTGTTTTAAGCATCAGGTTCTGCTCCCGCTTAAAAAATGCAGCCCTGTAGGGCAGCACATCAGAGTGAAGTTCGCAATGCAGTTCTACTGTAATCAGTCATCCAGTCATTTTATCATGATTTGCTGGCTGTAGTAATTCATTGTTTCTTTACAGGATGATTTTTCTATTCCCTCCCAAAATTTATTTTATGCCAGAAACATTTTCAGGCTTTTTCCACTTTGGGTGTCAGCAGCTTTATATCATTATCCTCTCCCCCGCCACAGTAATTGCTTGCAATGGTCCAAATGAAAACCCTCTCAGCAgtgatatttttattataatcaGGTCCAACTGGACATTCAATGCCTGTGTTCCTCCATGTTGGCCATCGCATTGAAACGTGTGTCCAGTCATGCCCGAGATGACAGTGAGGGCTTCCCTCATTGAGGAGCCCTTCGCTGGGAAACTTACCAAATCTGTAGCAGTTCAAACCAAGACATATGCACTGTATAGTGTCTACAGACAATTAAAGGTAATGTTTTGAGGGGCATTACATGTATTAGGTGGAAAAATTCAAAAGcatgcagttaggtgaattCTTGcctttaaattgcccataagttgtaatggactggcatcctgtccagggtatcCCCTGCCTCATTCCCTATGCTGCCTCGGATTGGCTCCAGGCTCTCAGTGACCCTATACTGTGATGTATATGATTACCTCATTTATCATCCGTCTCCCAGAGGTAGCCAATGGAGTTGTCAGTAGGTTAAATGCCTTTCGTGATTGACAGCCTTGTCTGCTTTAGTTTGAGTTTGCTGTAAACAGCATGTGGACAACAACTTGAAGAGCATGTGAGGTATGATCTGAAGATAAGCTGCAACAGAAATGTGGAGATCCCATCTCTCGTGAAGGACGGTGTGGCTCATTTAGAGGATGAGCAACTTCTAGGTGAAGGATTTCCAGACACAGTTTCTGCTTGTGCATTTAGGGTTCTCCTCTGTTTGCTGTCTTAATGATTTTCCTTTTAAATCTCCAATCAACATTTGGTACAGA
Encoded here:
- the LOC125750629 gene encoding uncharacterized protein LOC125750629, with the translated sequence MLAWLRAAIFLFSVQRVKNFQSPLVCVNISCLTCDTKPSKVFRGQPDDSCSLCSNVTVEDGAAKICFHEIPTSCKKDLLVSQNISTMSLSVGQSTNLSCNYTETPEPTAFRWYKDDTLLPSTNTSQLSLNSVNQSAGGNYCCIYENVCGNYSSECVQITLGSNGNEMLVLIVCILAAVVFLFLFTCGAKWFLKRDIAKARHMHKEQSPVTEVSTF